In the genome of Streptococcus oralis, one region contains:
- a CDS encoding alpha-galactosidase, which translates to MGVRIENNLFYVESKGLSLIIENRDGFLLLKHLGKTIKNYREANSVYERDHAFSPNPTATNRTFSLDTQRQIFGQHGLGDFRKPTLLVQHDATEVTDFRFVEAKILKGQNGPQGLPSPHSMDDTETLALILKDSQAKLDLTLYYTAFDNDATIASYSKLENNSNQEVIIHKNFSFMADFPAAAYEIVTLQGAYAREKTVRRQQVEQGIFSISSNRGASGHAQTPALLLCDQGVTEDAGNVFALQLLYSGNFEAFVQKNQLNEVRVAIGINPENFSWKLNPEENFETPVALVTYSDKGLTGISHESKNFVLKHIMPSQFSKKERPILINNWEATYFDFQREKLLELADEAKKVGIELFVLDDGWFGNRFDDNRALGDWVVNEKKLGGSLESLISVIHERGLQFGLWLEPEMISVDSDLYRKHPDWAIQVQGYEHTYSRNQLVLNLANSQVVEYLKNVLDELLSHHKIDYIKWDMNRNITNLGNGLTYLETQMQSHQYMLGLYELVSYLTEKHNHILFESCSGGGGRNDLGMMRYFPQVWASDNTDAIARLPIQYGSSYLYPTISMGAHVSAVPNHQMGRMTPLETRGHVAMMGNLGYELDLTSLSDEEKVEIANQVNLYKEVRPVVQLGNQYRLINPDAASNEAAVQFNYGNQTIVTYVRVLSVVETMETTLKLKDLDEEGRYELQENGVVYSGAELMYAGITMELPQGDYLSRQLHFIRR; encoded by the coding sequence ATGGGAGTTCGAATAGAGAATAATCTATTTTACGTTGAGAGTAAAGGTCTAAGTTTGATTATTGAAAATAGGGATGGGTTCTTATTATTAAAACATTTAGGAAAGACTATTAAGAACTATAGAGAAGCTAATAGTGTTTATGAACGCGATCATGCTTTTTCACCTAATCCAACAGCTACTAATCGAACCTTTAGTTTAGATACGCAACGTCAAATTTTTGGACAACATGGTTTGGGTGACTTTAGAAAACCAACTTTACTGGTTCAACATGATGCAACTGAAGTAACAGACTTTCGATTTGTAGAAGCAAAGATTTTAAAAGGTCAGAATGGTCCACAGGGCTTACCTTCTCCACATAGCATGGACGATACAGAGACTCTTGCCTTGATTTTAAAAGATTCTCAAGCTAAACTTGATCTGACGCTTTATTATACTGCTTTTGATAATGATGCGACAATTGCTAGCTACAGCAAATTGGAGAATAATAGTAATCAGGAAGTTATCATCCACAAGAACTTTTCTTTTATGGCTGATTTTCCCGCTGCGGCTTACGAAATTGTAACTCTGCAGGGTGCTTATGCTCGTGAAAAGACTGTTCGACGTCAACAGGTAGAACAAGGAATCTTTTCAATTAGTTCGAACCGTGGTGCTTCTGGTCATGCTCAAACACCAGCTCTTCTATTATGTGATCAAGGAGTCACAGAGGATGCTGGGAATGTGTTTGCCCTGCAACTACTGTATAGTGGAAACTTTGAAGCTTTTGTTCAAAAGAATCAGTTGAATGAAGTTCGGGTGGCTATTGGCATTAATCCAGAAAACTTTTCTTGGAAGTTAAATCCTGAGGAAAATTTTGAAACACCGGTAGCTTTAGTGACTTATTCAGATAAGGGATTAACTGGTATTAGCCATGAAAGTAAAAATTTTGTACTTAAGCACATTATGCCAAGTCAGTTTTCTAAAAAAGAACGTCCAATTCTAATCAATAACTGGGAAGCAACTTACTTTGACTTTCAGAGAGAAAAACTGTTAGAACTAGCTGATGAAGCTAAGAAAGTTGGAATTGAACTTTTTGTATTAGATGATGGGTGGTTTGGTAATCGCTTTGATGATAATCGTGCTTTAGGTGATTGGGTTGTTAATGAGAAAAAACTGGGTGGAAGCCTAGAAAGTCTGATTTCAGTGATCCATGAAAGAGGTTTGCAGTTTGGGCTTTGGTTAGAACCGGAGATGATTTCTGTAGATAGTGATTTGTATCGCAAACATCCTGACTGGGCCATCCAGGTCCAAGGATATGAGCATACTTACTCTCGGAATCAATTAGTGCTTAATCTTGCAAATTCTCAGGTAGTAGAATATTTGAAAAATGTATTAGATGAACTCCTCTCTCATCATAAAATTGACTACATCAAATGGGATATGAACCGCAATATCACTAACCTAGGAAATGGCTTAACTTATCTGGAAACCCAGATGCAGTCTCATCAGTACATGCTGGGGCTTTATGAACTTGTTTCTTATCTGACAGAGAAGCACAACCATATTCTCTTTGAGTCCTGCTCTGGTGGTGGAGGACGAAATGATCTTGGTATGATGCGTTATTTCCCACAAGTCTGGGCTAGTGATAATACTGATGCTATTGCACGTTTACCAATTCAATACGGTTCATCCTATCTCTATCCAACCATTTCTATGGGGGCTCATGTGTCAGCAGTACCAAATCATCAGATGGGACGAATGACACCATTGGAAACTCGTGGTCATGTGGCAATGATGGGGAATCTGGGTTATGAGCTTGATTTGACAAGTTTATCAGATGAGGAGAAAGTTGAGATTGCTAATCAGGTGAACTTGTATAAAGAAGTGCGGCCAGTAGTCCAGTTGGGAAACCAGTATAGGTTAATCAATCCCGATGCTGCATCCAATGAAGCAGCTGTACAATTTAACTATGGAAATCAAACGATTGTAACCTACGTCCGAGTCCTATCAGTTGTGGAAACAATGGAAACAACTTTAAAGTTAAAAGATTTGGATGAAGAGGGACGGTATGAATTACAGGAAAATGGTGTAGTTTACTCAGGTGCAGAACTCATGTATGCGGGTATTACTATGGAGCTTCCGCAGGGAGATTATCTCAGCAGGCAGTTACATTTCATTAGAAGATAA
- a CDS encoding AraC family transcriptional regulator yields MLVFSEYQTGTIDLSLSFYGYEECTPNYSFGPAIRDTYVLHYITKGKGQFHYKGKIVDLKAGDFFLLKPDELTFYQADSQNPWAYYWLGITGGRAPDYFALSQISDQSYLIQSKNCHTHTTAKLVDSIVRFAQITKSNELAQLHIMGQLHELMFHLGTIAPNQKKENISSTHQLYLDCKRLIDSHYPQSLTIQDLAKELSVHRSYLTSVFKEFHQLSPKEYLLYVRMHRAQQLLEHTEESIKVIAYSVGFSDPLHFSKAYKQFFHKTPSQTRKELSHSLLARKENQ; encoded by the coding sequence ATGCTCGTTTTTTCAGAATACCAGACTGGAACAATTGACCTTTCTCTTAGCTTTTACGGCTATGAAGAATGCACGCCTAACTACTCTTTTGGTCCAGCCATTCGTGACACCTATGTACTACATTACATTACTAAAGGAAAAGGTCAATTCCACTATAAGGGTAAAATTGTTGATTTAAAGGCAGGAGATTTCTTTTTACTAAAACCAGATGAATTAACCTTCTATCAAGCAGATAGCCAGAATCCTTGGGCTTACTACTGGTTAGGGATCACTGGAGGGAGGGCACCTGACTACTTTGCTCTATCTCAAATTTCTGACCAATCCTACCTCATCCAGTCAAAAAACTGTCATACGCATACAACTGCAAAACTCGTTGATAGTATTGTCCGTTTCGCTCAGATTACAAAATCGAATGAATTGGCTCAACTCCACATCATGGGGCAACTCCATGAACTAATGTTTCATCTAGGAACGATTGCTCCCAATCAGAAAAAAGAGAATATTTCATCAACCCACCAACTCTATCTTGACTGCAAACGATTGATAGATAGTCACTACCCTCAATCGCTCACCATTCAAGATTTAGCTAAAGAGCTATCGGTTCATAGAAGTTACTTAACTAGTGTGTTTAAAGAATTTCACCAACTCTCTCCAAAAGAGTATCTACTCTACGTTCGGATGCATCGTGCACAACAACTTCTGGAACATACTGAAGAATCTATTAAAGTCATTGCGTACTCCGTCGGCTTTTCAGATCCTCTCCATTTCTCAAAAGCCTACAAGCAGTTTTTTCATAAAACACCGAGTCAAACTCGAAAAGAACTCTCTCACTCCCTCTTAGCTAGAAAGGAAAATCAATGA
- the birA gene encoding bifunctional biotin--[acetyl-CoA-carboxylase] ligase/biotin operon repressor BirA has protein sequence MKSHQLVYQILARENDYVSGEKIAEELSLSRTSIWKAIQRLQQEGLVIDSIKNKGYKLIQGDLILPDLIQEKTNLSILYKPETKSTQTDAKEGIEGGSQGNSLYLSTCQTAGRGRFQRPYYSPAQGGIYMSLHIQPNLTYDQLPAYTLLTAGAIYKAIKNLTLIDVGIKWVNDIYFKNKKIAGILTEAMTSVETGLVTDVIIGVGINFAISDFPKEIKEKAGSLFTPPAPITRNELISEIWRCFYQTAPEELLYLYKEHSLVLGREVSFIQEQTEKKGVAKDISDKGQLLIQLDDQTEIWLNSGEISLTSWT, from the coding sequence ATGAAATCACACCAACTAGTCTACCAAATATTAGCTAGAGAAAACGATTATGTTAGCGGAGAAAAAATTGCAGAAGAACTGTCGTTAAGTCGTACATCCATATGGAAGGCAATTCAACGCCTCCAACAAGAAGGGCTCGTGATTGACAGTATTAAAAATAAAGGTTACAAACTTATTCAAGGCGATTTGATCCTACCTGATTTGATTCAAGAGAAAACCAACTTAAGCATTCTCTACAAGCCTGAAACAAAATCTACTCAAACAGATGCAAAAGAAGGTATTGAAGGTGGAAGCCAGGGAAATAGTCTCTATCTTTCCACATGTCAAACAGCAGGTCGTGGCCGCTTTCAGCGCCCTTACTACTCTCCTGCTCAGGGAGGTATTTATATGTCATTACATATTCAGCCAAATCTCACCTATGACCAGCTTCCTGCCTACACATTACTTACAGCAGGTGCCATTTACAAAGCTATTAAAAACCTCACCTTGATTGACGTGGGTATCAAATGGGTAAATGACATCTACTTTAAAAATAAAAAAATAGCAGGTATCCTCACCGAAGCCATGACGTCCGTGGAAACAGGTCTAGTAACAGATGTCATTATCGGCGTTGGAATCAACTTTGCCATCAGCGATTTTCCCAAAGAGATAAAAGAAAAAGCTGGAAGTCTCTTTACACCACCAGCTCCTATCACACGAAACGAACTAATCTCAGAAATTTGGCGTTGTTTCTACCAAACAGCACCCGAAGAACTACTCTATCTTTATAAAGAACACTCTCTTGTTCTAGGAAGAGAGGTCAGTTTTATCCAAGAACAGACTGAAAAAAAAGGAGTCGCCAAGGACATCTCCGACAAAGGACAACTCCTTATCCAGCTTGATGACCAGACAGAAATCTGGCTCAATAGTGGTGAAATCTCACTCACTAGCTGGACTTAA
- the rlmD gene encoding 23S rRNA (uracil(1939)-C(5))-methyltransferase RlmD: protein MNLKVKQKIPLKIKRMGINGEGIGFYQKTLVFVPGALKGEDIYCQITSVKRNFVEAKLLKVNKKSKFRVVPACTIYNECGGCQIMHLHYDKQLEFKTDLLHQALKKFAPTGYENYEIRPTIGMQEPKYYRAKLQFQTRKFKNQVKAGLYAQNSHYLVELKDCLVQDKETQVIANRLAELLTYHQIPITDERKTLGVRTIMVRRARKTGQVQIIVVTNRQLNLNHLVKDLVKDFPEVVTVAVNTNTAKTSEIYGEKTEIIWGQESIQEGVLDYEFSLSPRAFYQLNPEQTEILYSEAVKALEVSEEDHLIDAYCGVGTIGFAFANKVKSLRGMDIIPEAIEDAKRNAKKMGFGNTHYEAGTAEEIIPRWYQDGYRANALIVDPPRTGLDDKLLDTILTYVPEKMVYVSCNVSTLARDLVKLVKVYDLQYIQSVDMFPHTARTEAVVKLVKKRKN from the coding sequence ATGAATCTGAAAGTCAAACAAAAAATACCTTTAAAAATTAAGCGGATGGGCATCAATGGTGAGGGAATCGGTTTCTACCAGAAAACCCTCGTTTTTGTGCCAGGCGCCCTCAAAGGAGAAGATATCTATTGTCAGATTACTTCTGTTAAACGTAACTTTGTTGAAGCCAAATTACTAAAGGTTAATAAGAAGTCTAAATTTCGAGTCGTACCAGCTTGTACGATTTATAATGAATGTGGTGGTTGCCAAATCATGCACCTTCACTACGATAAACAGTTAGAGTTCAAAACGGATTTGCTCCACCAAGCCCTGAAAAAATTTGCTCCTACAGGATATGAAAACTATGAAATCCGTCCAACTATCGGAATGCAGGAACCAAAGTACTACCGTGCTAAGCTTCAATTCCAGACTCGGAAATTTAAAAATCAGGTCAAGGCAGGTTTGTATGCGCAAAACTCTCATTATCTCGTGGAGTTGAAAGACTGCTTGGTGCAAGATAAGGAAACCCAAGTGATTGCGAATCGCCTAGCTGAACTTCTTACTTATCACCAAATTCCAATTACAGATGAGAGAAAAACGCTCGGTGTTCGCACCATCATGGTGCGTCGAGCAAGAAAGACTGGACAAGTCCAGATTATCGTCGTAACTAACCGCCAGTTGAATTTGAATCACCTAGTCAAAGACCTAGTCAAGGATTTTCCAGAAGTCGTCACAGTTGCAGTCAATACAAATACAGCAAAAACAAGTGAAATCTATGGTGAAAAGACAGAAATTATCTGGGGCCAAGAGAGTATTCAAGAAGGAGTACTCGACTATGAGTTTTCTCTCTCGCCTCGAGCTTTTTATCAGCTTAATCCTGAGCAGACAGAAATTCTCTATAGTGAAGCAGTTAAGGCACTGGAGGTTAGCGAAGAAGATCATCTGATTGATGCCTATTGCGGTGTTGGGACAATCGGATTTGCCTTCGCAAATAAGGTCAAGAGTCTCAGAGGAATGGATATTATTCCAGAAGCCATTGAAGATGCCAAGCGAAATGCTAAAAAAATGGGATTTGGCAATACCCATTACGAAGCGGGAACAGCAGAAGAGATTATTCCACGCTGGTATCAAGATGGCTACCGAGCTAATGCACTGATAGTAGACCCTCCTCGTACGGGCTTAGATGATAAGTTGTTGGATACCATCCTGACTTATGTTCCAGAAAAAATGGTCTATGTATCCTGCAATGTTTCGACCTTGGCACGAGATTTAGTTAAACTAGTAAAAGTCTATGATCTCCAGTATATCCAGTCGGTCGATATGTTTCCCCACACCGCACGGACAGAAGCAGTCGTGAAGTTAGTGAAGAAAAGAAAAAATTAA
- the recX gene encoding recombination regulator RecX yields the protein MKITKLEKKKRLYLMELDGQQTSYITEDTIVRFMLSKDKVVSKEELIEIQDFAQFSYGKNLALYHLSFKARTEKEVREYLKKYDLDEKITSQVIANLKEDNWINDRQYAYSIINANQLSGDKGPYVLAQKLSQKGIAKSTIEDVLKDFDFSEVAQRVAEKLLKKYNGKLPARALQDKIIQNLTNKGFSYSDAKNAFDSLDSQVDQETTQELIFKELDKQYAKYARKYEGYELKQRLTQVLARKGYDFSDIASALREYL from the coding sequence ATGAAAATCACAAAACTTGAAAAGAAAAAACGCCTCTACTTGATGGAACTAGATGGACAGCAAACCTCTTATATCACGGAAGATACCATTGTCCGTTTTATGTTGTCTAAAGATAAGGTGGTTAGCAAGGAAGAATTAATCGAGATTCAGGACTTTGCTCAGTTTTCTTATGGTAAGAACCTCGCTCTCTACCATTTATCCTTCAAGGCTCGTACTGAAAAGGAAGTAAGAGAATATTTGAAGAAGTATGATCTGGATGAAAAAATCACTAGTCAAGTTATCGCCAACCTCAAAGAAGATAACTGGATTAATGATCGTCAGTATGCCTACTCTATCATCAATGCAAATCAACTTTCTGGAGATAAGGGACCTTATGTGCTAGCTCAAAAACTGTCTCAAAAAGGGATTGCCAAATCAACTATTGAAGATGTTTTAAAGGATTTTGATTTTTCAGAGGTTGCTCAACGTGTTGCAGAAAAACTGCTTAAAAAATACAATGGAAAACTTCCCGCTCGTGCCTTGCAGGATAAGATTATTCAAAACTTGACGAACAAAGGCTTCTCCTATTCTGATGCTAAAAATGCCTTTGACAGCTTGGATAGTCAAGTTGACCAAGAAACGACTCAGGAACTCATTTTTAAAGAACTAGACAAACAATATGCTAAGTATGCTCGAAAGTATGAAGGATACGAACTTAAACAACGTTTAACCCAAGTTTTAGCTAGAAAAGGCTATGATTTTTCGGATATAGCGAGCGCTCTTAGAGAATATCTTTAA
- a CDS encoding DUF402 domain-containing protein, which translates to MKLPKEGDFITIQSYKHDGSLHRTWRDTMVLKTTENAIIGVNDHTLVTESDGRRWVTREPAIVYFHKKYWFNIIAMIRDNGISYYCNMASPYYLDEEALKYIDYDLDVKVFTDGEKRLLDVEEYERHKRKMKYSDDLDYILKEHVKILVDWINNGRGPFSEAYVNIWYKRYIELKNR; encoded by the coding sequence ATGAAACTTCCAAAAGAAGGCGACTTTATTACAATTCAAAGTTATAAGCATGATGGGAGTCTCCACCGTACTTGGCGGGACACCATGGTACTAAAAACAACAGAGAACGCTATTATTGGCGTCAACGACCACACACTTGTTACCGAAAGTGACGGTCGTCGTTGGGTGACTCGAGAACCGGCTATTGTTTACTTTCACAAAAAATATTGGTTTAATATCATTGCTATGATTCGTGATAATGGGATTTCCTACTATTGCAATATGGCAAGTCCTTACTATCTAGATGAAGAAGCCCTGAAATACATTGATTATGATTTGGATGTCAAGGTCTTCACTGATGGTGAAAAGCGTCTCTTGGACGTTGAAGAGTATGAGCGCCATAAACGCAAAATGAAGTATTCTGATGATTTAGACTATATTTTGAAGGAGCATGTTAAAATCCTTGTTGATTGGATCAACAATGGACGCGGTCCTTTCTCAGAGGCCTATGTCAACATTTGGTACAAACGCTACATAGAACTAAAGAATCGGTAA
- a CDS encoding epoxyqueuosine reductase QueH encodes MIDVEEILSKMNPNQKINYDRVMQKMVQVWEKNEQRPTILMHVCCAPCSTYTLEYLTKYADVTIYFANSNIHPKAEYHKRAYVTKKFVSDFNERTGNTVQYLEAPYEPNEYRKLVRGLEEEPEGGDRCKVCFDYRLDKTAQVAMDLGFDYFGSALTISPHKNSQTINSIGIDVQKIYTTHYLPSDFKKNQGYKRSVEMCEEYDIYRQCYCGCVYAAQAQNIDLVQVKKDATAFLLDKDVEKDYSHIKFTVTKLDI; translated from the coding sequence ATGATCGATGTAGAAGAAATTCTGAGCAAGATGAATCCCAATCAGAAGATTAATTATGACCGTGTCATGCAGAAAATGGTTCAGGTTTGGGAGAAAAATGAGCAACGTCCCACTATTCTCATGCATGTTTGCTGTGCTCCTTGTAGTACCTACACCCTAGAATACCTGACAAAATACGCTGATGTGACCATCTATTTTGCCAATTCCAATATCCATCCCAAGGCAGAATACCACAAGCGAGCTTACGTCACCAAGAAATTTGTCAGTGATTTCAATGAGCGAACAGGCAATACGGTTCAGTACCTTGAAGCTCCCTACGAACCAAATGAATACCGGAAGTTAGTCAGAGGACTGGAAGAAGAACCCGAAGGTGGTGACCGTTGCAAGGTTTGTTTTGACTACCGTTTGGACAAAACAGCACAGGTAGCTATGGACTTGGGCTTTGACTACTTTGGTTCAGCCTTGACCATCAGTCCCCATAAGAATTCTCAAACCATCAACAGCATCGGAATCGATGTGCAAAAGATTTACACAACCCACTATCTTCCAAGTGATTTCAAGAAAAATCAAGGCTATAAGCGCTCGGTGGAGATGTGCGAGGAGTATGATATCTATCGTCAATGTTATTGTGGATGCGTCTATGCAGCTCAAGCCCAGAACATTGATCTTGTCCAGGTTAAGAAGGATGCCACGGCTTTCTTGTTAGATAAGGATGTTGAAAAAGACTATTCCCACATCAAGTTTACTGTCACTAAATTAGATATATAG
- the groL gene encoding chaperonin GroEL (60 kDa chaperone family; promotes refolding of misfolded polypeptides especially under stressful conditions; forms two stacked rings of heptamers to form a barrel-shaped 14mer; ends can be capped by GroES; misfolded proteins enter the barrel where they are refolded when GroES binds) — protein MSKEIKFSSDARSAMVRGVDILADTVKVTLGPKGRNVVLEKSFGSPLITNDGVTIAKEIELEDHFENMGAKLVSEVASKTNDIAGDGTTTATVLTQAIVREGIKNVTAGANPIGIRRGIEAAVAAAVEALKNNAIPVANKEAIAQVAAVSSRSEKVGEYISEAMEKVGKDGVITIEESRGMETELEVVEGMQFDRGYLSQYMVTDSEKMVADLENPYILITDKKISNIQEILPLLESILQSNRPLLIIADDVDGEALPTLVLNKIRGTFNVVAVKAPGFGDRRKAMLEDIAILTGGTVITEDLGLELKDATIEALGQAARVTVDKDSTVIVEGAGNPEAISHRVAVIKSQIETTTSEFDREKLQERLAKLSGGVAVIKVGAATETELKEMKLRIEDALNATRAAVEEGIVAGGGTALANVIPAVADLELTGDEATGRNIVLRALEEPVRQIAHNAGFEGSIVIDRLKNAEVGTGFNAATGEWVDMIDQGIIDPVKVSRSALQNAASVASLILTTEAVVANKPEPVAPAPAMDPSMMGGMM, from the coding sequence ATGTCAAAAGAAATTAAATTTTCATCTGATGCTCGTTCAGCTATGGTTCGTGGTGTCGATATCCTTGCAGACACTGTTAAAGTAACATTGGGACCAAAAGGTCGTAATGTCGTTCTTGAAAAATCATTTGGCTCACCATTGATTACCAATGACGGTGTTACTATTGCTAAAGAAATTGAACTAGAAGACCATTTTGAAAATATGGGTGCCAAATTGGTATCAGAAGTAGCTTCAAAAACAAATGATATCGCAGGTGACGGGACTACGACTGCAACAGTCTTGACTCAAGCGATCGTCCGCGAAGGAATCAAAAACGTTACTGCAGGTGCTAATCCAATCGGCATTCGTCGTGGGATTGAAGCAGCAGTTGCCGCAGCTGTAGAAGCCTTGAAAAACAATGCTATCCCTGTTGCCAACAAAGAAGCTATCGCTCAGGTTGCTGCCGTGTCTTCTCGTTCTGAGAAAGTCGGCGAGTACATTTCTGAAGCTATGGAAAAAGTTGGCAAAGACGGAGTCATCACCATTGAAGAGTCACGTGGTATGGAAACAGAGCTTGAAGTCGTGGAAGGAATGCAGTTTGATCGCGGTTACCTATCACAGTACATGGTGACAGATAGCGAAAAAATGGTGGCTGACCTTGAAAATCCATACATTTTGATTACTGATAAGAAGATTTCAAATATCCAAGAAATCTTGCCACTCCTAGAAAGCATTCTTCAAAGCAACCGTCCTCTCTTGATTATTGCGGATGATGTAGATGGCGAAGCTCTTCCAACTCTTGTATTGAACAAGATTCGTGGAACATTCAACGTAGTAGCAGTTAAGGCACCTGGCTTCGGTGATCGTCGTAAAGCTATGTTAGAAGACATCGCTATCTTGACAGGCGGAACAGTCATCACAGAAGATCTTGGTCTTGAGTTGAAAGATGCGACAATTGAAGCGCTTGGTCAAGCAGCGAGAGTAACTGTGGACAAAGATAGCACTGTTATCGTAGAAGGTGCTGGAAATCCTGAAGCTATTTCTCACCGTGTTGCGGTTATCAAGTCTCAAATCGAAACTACAACTTCTGAATTTGACCGTGAAAAATTGCAAGAACGCTTGGCAAAATTGTCAGGTGGTGTCGCAGTCATCAAGGTCGGAGCTGCAACTGAAACTGAGTTGAAAGAAATGAAACTCCGCATTGAAGATGCCCTCAACGCTACTCGTGCAGCCGTGGAAGAAGGAATCGTTGCTGGTGGTGGAACTGCTCTTGCCAATGTCATTCCAGCAGTGGCTGATTTGGAATTGACAGGAGACGAAGCAACAGGACGCAATATTGTTCTCCGTGCCTTGGAAGAGCCTGTTCGTCAAATCGCCCACAATGCAGGATTTGAAGGATCTATCGTTATCGATCGTTTGAAGAATGCTGAAGTTGGTACAGGCTTCAATGCAGCAACTGGCGAGTGGGTTGATATGATTGATCAAGGAATCATCGACCCAGTTAAGGTTAGTCGTTCAGCCCTTCAAAATGCAGCATCTGTAGCCAGCTTGATTTTGACAACAGAAGCAGTCGTAGCTAATAAACCAGAACCAGTAGCCCCAGCTCCAGCCATGGATCCAAGCATGATGGGCGGGATGATGTAA
- the groES gene encoding co-chaperone GroES has translation MLKPLGDRVVLKIEEKEQTVGGFVLAGSAQEKTKTAQVVATGQGIRTLNGDLVAPSVKSGDRVLVEAHAGIDVKDGDEKYIIVGEANILAIVEE, from the coding sequence ATGTTGAAACCATTAGGAGACCGTGTTGTCTTGAAAATCGAAGAAAAAGAACAAACTGTTGGAGGCTTTGTCCTTGCAGGCTCAGCCCAAGAAAAAACAAAAACAGCTCAAGTTGTAGCTACTGGACAAGGTATTCGTACCTTGAATGGTGACTTGGTTGCTCCAAGCGTCAAGTCTGGAGACCGTGTCTTAGTTGAAGCCCACGCTGGTATTGATGTCAAAGATGGAGATGAAAAGTACATCATCGTTGGAGAAGCTAACATCTTGGCAATCGTGGAAGAATAA
- a CDS encoding single-stranded DNA-binding protein, whose protein sequence is MYNKVILIGRLTSTPELHKTNNDKSVARATIAVNRRYKDQNGEREADFVNLVFWGKLAETLASYATKGSLISVDGELRTRRYEKNGQMNYVTEVLATGFQLLESSAQRAMRENNAGQDLADLVLEEEELPF, encoded by the coding sequence ATGTATAATAAAGTTATCTTAATCGGGCGTTTGACGTCTACACCAGAACTGCACAAAACCAACAATGACAAGTCAGTAGCGCGTGCAACTATCGCTGTGAATCGTCGTTACAAAGACCAAAACGGGGAACGTGAAGCTGACTTTGTCAATCTTGTTTTTTGGGGAAAATTGGCTGAAACCTTAGCAAGTTACGCAACCAAAGGTAGTCTTATTTCTGTTGATGGGGAGTTGCGTACCCGTCGCTACGAGAAAAATGGTCAGATGAACTATGTGACCGAAGTTCTCGCCACAGGATTCCAACTTTTAGAAAGCAGTGCCCAACGTGCCATGCGTGAAAATAACGCGGGTCAAGACTTGGCAGACTTGGTTTTGGAAGAGGAGGAATTGCCATTTTAG